Genomic window (Castor canadensis chromosome X, mCasCan1.hap1v2, whole genome shotgun sequence):
AAACTGCAAACTCCAATGTAGTacataaacaaaccaaaacataGAATTATACATTGCTGAGTTTCCACCAATCACCACCAGATGGGTTCCCGCCAATAACAGGCAGTCAAGTGATCACACCATGCCCAGATAGGCAAATGCCTAGCTATAACCAATCAGGTGATTTCGGTACTTCCATGCTTGGCCTATAAAAGTCACTGCTCCTGCTTCAAACCTCTTtgatccttttctctctctctgaatacTGTTGAACTCATTAATCACTGCTCTAAGTtaacttaaaagttttttttaatagggaAGTGGATGACTTCTCTTACGAACATTTTGATTTGGAGTGTCTTTAAGTCATACATGAAATGGGAATATAGATCAGGAGTTGGCAAACTATAGGTCAAACTATGCTTccataaatgtaaataaagttttgCTGTAACAGAGCCATTCTCATTCTCTTTGGTGATGTTCTGGTCATTTACAGAAAATGGACAATAACATACTGGAATTCAAGAGTCTGGGATAAgagctacagaatattttatgggggtgggggatgggggatgggagggtAGGGAGCCAGGAAACAGAGGCTACTGACAAGTTGATACTGTTCCTTGTTCTGAAAATTCTTTCTCCAGGAGGGGTTTCACACTGGCTTGGGACAAACCATTatggtgggggtggtggtgggactTTTTGGACTAGTTTACAAGAGGTTTGTTTTCTTGGTTCTTGGTCACTTTAACCAGTACTGTATCTTAACGGTTTTGAGAGTTTTCAACAATGTGAGTGAGTTCTCTTACTTCACTTCCCGGGAAGGGGAGCTAAATTACTCTATTGTGCCCTGCCACCCCCACAGTCTGGCAGTTGGAACAGCCCCATAGTGAAGAATCTCCTGAATTCTCCTGTCTATCCCCCCCACCACACCGGAGCCCTCGGAGGGAGAGTGGCCCATCTCTCTCTTGAGGCGTGGTTGGTGGCTTTGGCGGGCCTGTACCTCCACTGGTCCCTCGCTGGTGAGGTGAGGCATGGTGGCATGGTGGGAGGTGTCCTGGGGCAGGACAGGACGGGCAGGGAGTGGTTACGAGGGGTGGGGATGGCCAGGGTGAGGGCAAGGGGGCAGGAGAAGACTGAGAAGAGGGGACGGGCGAAGGGTGAGGCCGGGATGACTGGTGGACCCCTTCTCCCAGGGCCAGAGCTGAAGCCGCCAAATCCCTCAGCCATCATGGCCATGAAACCCGAGAACCCCGGTAGTGGGTTTCGCCATAGCAACGTCTTTGCCTTCATCAACGAGCGGATGGCCAGGCACGCCACAGGCCCCCAGTTCTATCTTGAAAATCTGACTTTGTCCTGGGAAGAGGTGGAAGACAAATTCAGGGCCATCTTGGAGGACCACGAGATGCCCAGAGAAGCCCTGGAGGCCTGTGCCTGGAGCAGCCTGGCCCTGGGCGTGCGCTTCGCCCGCTGGCAGAGCCACCTACAGAGGCGCAGGGTGCAGTGGCTGCACGACTTTGCCAGGCTGCACAAGTCGGCTGCACACACCTTGGCCTCCGACCTGAAACAGCTCTCCGAGCAGCAAGAGATGGAGCGCAAGGAGGCCGCCTTCCAGCTGAGGCTGGCTCGGACCAAACTGACCGAGGTGCAGAGAGAGCGGGACCT
Coding sequences:
- the Tex13b gene encoding testis-expressed protein 13B — translated: MAMKPENPGSGFRHSNVFAFINERMARHATGPQFYLENLTLSWEEVEDKFRAILEDHEMPREALEACAWSSLALGVRFARWQSHLQRRRVQWLHDFARLHKSAAHTLASDLKQLSEQQEMERKEAAFQLRLARTKLTEVQRERDLLRWKLLQARFATHKGILQGCAQRMSAPRQDC